In Mycolicibacterium alvei, a single window of DNA contains:
- a CDS encoding class I SAM-dependent methyltransferase, translated as MAYMSIDRMPRGGPNASCLDRLLETDRQEYLDRDGALDWAGRFFKSHQRFAAIALDLVADVPDPRILELGAGQGGVSLQLLTDHPSAHVTVTDLHPESVDRIAASDLGSHPRAEVRQMDATEIDATDGSYDLAVFALSFHHLPPSQAARVFAEGTRVAKTLLIIDLPRPPAPLHVLRLATMLPLAAVLPFVHDGIISSLHSYSPSALRALAAQADVSVELSGGLLSPQIVVARAASS; from the coding sequence ATGGCGTACATGAGTATCGATCGGATGCCCCGCGGCGGACCGAACGCATCGTGTCTGGACCGACTGCTGGAAACAGATCGGCAGGAATACCTGGACCGCGACGGCGCGCTGGACTGGGCCGGCCGGTTCTTCAAGAGCCATCAGCGGTTTGCCGCGATCGCGCTCGATCTGGTTGCCGACGTGCCCGATCCGCGGATTCTCGAATTGGGCGCCGGGCAGGGCGGAGTGTCGCTCCAGCTGCTGACCGACCATCCTTCCGCGCATGTCACCGTCACCGACCTCCACCCGGAATCGGTCGACCGCATCGCCGCGAGTGACCTCGGCAGTCATCCCCGCGCCGAGGTCCGCCAGATGGACGCCACCGAGATCGACGCCACCGACGGCAGTTACGACCTCGCCGTGTTCGCCTTGTCGTTCCACCATCTGCCCCCGTCGCAGGCCGCGCGGGTGTTCGCCGAGGGCACCCGCGTTGCCAAGACGCTGCTGATCATCGATCTGCCGCGACCGCCCGCCCCGCTGCACGTGTTGCGCCTGGCGACGATGCTGCCCCTGGCCGCAGTGCTGCCGTTCGTGCACGACGGGATCATCAGCTCGCTGCACAGCTACAGTCCCTCGGCGCTGCGTGCGCTGGCCGCGCAAGCCGATGTCTCGGTGGAGTTGAGCGGTGGCCTGCTCAGCCCGCAGATCGTCGTCGCCCGCGCGGCCTCGTCGTAA
- a CDS encoding acyltransferase family protein → MTSPGDDDQGGLEQVSHADRVAALTGVRAVAALTVMGTHAAYGTGLLSQGYLGLIGARLEVGVAIFFVLSGLLLFRPWVQAAAAAADAPSTRRYARNRFRRIMPAYVVTVLIVYGIYELRPVQPNPGHTWAGLLRNLTLTQIYSDDYFTTYLHQGLSQMWSLAVEVAFYAVLPLLAYLLLVVLCRKRFRPVLLLVGLAVLGALSPLWLVLLHNTDWLPVGGGAWLPHYLVWFVGGMMLAVLATMGVRCYAMATLPLALACYLVVSTPIAGTTTALTLGLSEDVAKTMFYVLIATLVVAPLALGDDGRYARVMGSRPMVWLGEISYEIFLLHVVAMDLVMEFVLGWHVYTGSATVLFLVTLVATLPFAWVLHVTTRPRGRRRSAG, encoded by the coding sequence ATGACCTCACCGGGCGACGACGATCAGGGCGGGCTCGAACAGGTCTCGCATGCGGATCGCGTCGCCGCGTTGACCGGGGTGCGCGCGGTGGCCGCGCTGACCGTCATGGGAACCCACGCGGCGTACGGCACCGGCCTGCTGTCGCAGGGATATCTGGGTCTGATCGGCGCCCGCCTCGAGGTCGGGGTGGCGATTTTCTTCGTGCTCTCGGGGTTGCTGTTGTTCCGTCCGTGGGTGCAGGCCGCCGCCGCAGCGGCCGATGCGCCGAGCACCCGTCGCTATGCGCGAAATCGGTTCCGCCGCATCATGCCCGCGTATGTCGTCACCGTCCTGATCGTCTACGGCATCTACGAACTTCGGCCCGTGCAACCGAATCCCGGGCACACCTGGGCGGGCCTGTTACGCAATCTGACGCTGACCCAGATCTACAGCGACGACTACTTCACCACCTATCTGCACCAGGGCCTGAGCCAGATGTGGAGCCTGGCGGTCGAGGTTGCGTTCTACGCGGTGTTGCCGCTGCTGGCGTATCTGTTGCTGGTGGTTTTATGTCGCAAGCGGTTTCGGCCGGTGCTGCTGCTGGTCGGGTTGGCGGTGCTGGGTGCGCTGAGCCCGCTCTGGCTGGTGTTGCTGCACAACACCGACTGGCTGCCGGTGGGCGGCGGGGCGTGGCTGCCGCACTACCTGGTGTGGTTCGTCGGGGGGATGATGCTGGCGGTGCTGGCGACGATGGGTGTGCGCTGCTACGCGATGGCGACGTTGCCCCTGGCGCTGGCCTGCTATCTGGTGGTCTCGACCCCGATCGCGGGCACGACGACGGCGCTCACCCTCGGCCTGAGTGAGGACGTGGCCAAGACGATGTTCTACGTGCTCATCGCGACACTCGTGGTGGCTCCGCTGGCACTGGGCGACGACGGGCGCTACGCGCGGGTGATGGGCAGCCGGCCCATGGTGTGGTTGGGCGAGATCTCCTACGAGATATTCCTGTTGCACGTGGTCGCTATGGACCTGGTCATGGAGTTCGTACTGGGCTGGCACGTGTACACCGGTTCGGCGACCGTGTTGTTCCTCGTGACGTTGGTGGCCACGCTGCCGTTCGCCTGGGTGCTACACGTTACGACGAGGCCGCGCGGGCGACGACGATCTGCGGGCTGA
- the glpK gene encoding glycerol kinase GlpK — MPADFVAAIDQGTTSTRCMIFDHGGTEVGRHQLEHQQILPKAGWVEHNPVEIWERTSAAVMTALNKTDLVAGDLAALGITNQRETTLVWNRHTGRPYHNAIVWQDTRTDRIAAALDRDGRGDVIRRKAGLPPATYFSGGKIQWILDNVDGVRRDAENGDAIFGTPDTWVTWNLTGGYRGGVHVTDVTNASRTMLMNLETLDWDDELLSFFSIPRQMLPEIKPSSYPASFGITRDDGPLAGQVPVTGILGDQQAAMVGQVCLEPGEAKNTYGTGNFLLLNTGEKIVRSDNGLLTTVCYQFGDSNPVYALEGSIAVTGSAVQWLRDQLGIISGAAQSEALARQVADNGGVYFVPAFSGLFAPYWRSDARGVIVGLSRFNTNAHLARATLEAICYQSRDVVEAMEADSGVHLEVLKVDGGITANGLCMQIQADVLGVDVVKPVVAETTALGAAYAAGLAVGFWESPDDLRANWQEGQRWSPQWDDEQRSGGYAGWRKAVSRTLDWVEID; from the coding sequence ATGCCGGCCGACTTCGTAGCTGCAATCGACCAGGGCACCACCAGCACCCGATGCATGATTTTCGATCACGGTGGCACCGAAGTGGGGCGCCACCAGCTCGAACATCAGCAGATCCTGCCCAAAGCGGGGTGGGTGGAACACAATCCGGTCGAGATCTGGGAACGTACCTCCGCGGCCGTCATGACCGCCTTGAACAAGACCGACCTGGTGGCCGGAGACCTTGCCGCGCTGGGTATCACCAACCAGCGGGAGACCACGCTGGTCTGGAACCGCCACACGGGCCGTCCGTACCACAACGCCATCGTCTGGCAGGACACCCGCACCGACCGCATCGCCGCCGCGCTGGACCGTGACGGCCGTGGCGACGTGATTCGCCGTAAGGCCGGGCTGCCGCCCGCGACCTACTTCTCGGGCGGCAAGATCCAGTGGATCCTCGACAACGTCGACGGAGTCCGACGCGATGCGGAGAACGGTGACGCGATCTTCGGCACGCCCGACACCTGGGTGACCTGGAACCTCACCGGTGGTTATCGCGGCGGTGTGCACGTCACCGACGTCACCAACGCCAGCCGCACCATGCTGATGAACCTGGAAACGCTGGACTGGGACGACGAGCTGCTGTCGTTCTTCTCGATTCCACGGCAGATGCTGCCCGAGATCAAGCCGTCGTCCTATCCGGCCTCGTTCGGCATCACCCGCGACGACGGGCCGCTGGCCGGGCAGGTGCCGGTGACCGGAATCCTCGGTGACCAGCAGGCCGCCATGGTGGGCCAGGTGTGCCTGGAACCCGGCGAGGCCAAGAATACCTACGGCACAGGCAATTTCCTCCTGCTCAACACCGGCGAGAAGATCGTGCGCTCGGACAACGGACTGCTCACCACGGTGTGCTACCAGTTCGGCGACTCGAACCCCGTTTATGCCCTTGAAGGCTCGATCGCCGTGACCGGTTCGGCGGTGCAGTGGCTGCGCGATCAGCTGGGCATCATCAGCGGTGCGGCCCAGAGCGAGGCACTGGCCCGGCAGGTGGCCGACAACGGCGGCGTCTACTTCGTGCCCGCGTTCTCCGGGCTGTTCGCACCCTACTGGCGTTCGGACGCCCGGGGTGTCATCGTCGGGCTGTCCCGCTTCAATACCAATGCACATCTGGCTCGGGCCACCCTGGAGGCGATCTGTTACCAGAGCCGCGACGTGGTGGAGGCCATGGAAGCCGATTCCGGTGTGCACCTTGAGGTTCTGAAGGTGGACGGCGGAATCACCGCCAATGGGCTGTGCATGCAGATCCAGGCCGACGTGCTGGGGGTCGATGTGGTCAAACCCGTGGTGGCCGAGACCACGGCGCTGGGTGCGGCATATGCGGCGGGGCTCGCGGTGGGGTTCTGGGAGAGCCCCGACGACCTCCGGGCCAACTGGCAGGAAGGCCAGCGCTGGAGCCCGCAGTGGGATGACGAGCAGCGCTCAGGGGGTTACGCCGGGTGGCGCAAAGCAGTTTCGCGCACCCTGGACTGGGTCGAGATCGACTGA